DNA from Phocoena phocoena chromosome 1, mPhoPho1.1, whole genome shotgun sequence:
AAGCTTTCTTTATTCCAGGGCACAAGTATGAAGTATTTGTGGTGCACTGGGTACTTGGAGAAggagatacaaaaatgaataaaacctgatcccttctctttcctttctctttcaagtGTGTGTGGCCTAAAATGGGAGACAAACTTGTGTGTAAGATAACATGATGCAATAAAAAGGATAAAGATTTTGGAGTCCCACAAACTTGGATTTGAATTCTGATTTCATCACCTACCAACTCTGTGACTTCAGAcaaagttatttaacttccctgAACTTTGATTTCCCTCATAATAAAACAGCGTAATATTCTACCTATCTTCTAGGATTCTTGGCTCAAAAATAATGTGTGTATAACTCTGTTGCCTAGCATTTTATAGGTACTCAGTTAACAAATGCCATGAATGTAGTTCAAGGCAGAGTAAAAATGCATGCAATACAAAGAAAGTGCTATCTATAGAGAGGGAAAGATAATTGCTTTTGCCTGGAGGTGTCTGGCAAATCCTCACAGAGGATATGACATTTGAGGTGAGTCTTAAATGATGAGTAAGATTTAAatagggagagagggaagctGAAATAGAATGAGCAGAAATATAAAGGCATGAAAGTGAATAACATGTTTTAGCATGGTTGGCTGGCTGGAGTATAGAGTTTATAAAGGAGTAGGACTAGAAAAGTAGGTTGAACTTATAGCAGTGGCCTTAATTATAATGCTAAGGACTTTGAGACTTATTTTGACATTAATAGGGAACCATCCAAACTTTTTGATTAGCTGAATGTTAAACCTATTTGGGAGGACAAGTCTTCTGGACTGTGAAAGATGAAGAGTCAAAGATTTAAAGATACCAGTTAAAAAGTTTTCAGGGAGTCAAAGGTCTTGTTAAATGGTTATAAATGTTATGAGAGGTAgtacaaaaataatatacattttctgCACTCATGAAGCTGCTTGGTGAGACTAAATATAAATACAGGCAGCTTTCATACTATCTATTGACCTAGCGAGCAGCTCCCTTTCTACAGCCATCTCTCACAACCCTGTTTTCCTCATTCTACTGGATTCATACTCTAATCTTTCTCTTGTAACTGGCATCTTTTCACTTATACACAAGGCCTGTTATCCTTAAACTCAGCTTGGGAGTTCTCCAGTTAGCATTTTCTCAGATTTATCTCCTGAAATCTCATCCTCTTCCCCAAACCTTTCCCGGTTCTGAGGTTTCCACGTGCAGTTCACTGAGTTGCCTGTAGAGTTTATTTTCACTTAGCTGGATGCTTTACTCACTCCCTCATTACATATCCTTAATGAAAGATTCTTTATTTCAGGACACAGCTAGCAAGAAAATTGTTGCAAGGAGTGTAATTATACCTATCAAATAGGGACGTTGCACTAATCCCCTAATAACTGAGGTGACTAGGATTACTAGACAGCTGGGAATTGTACAATACTGGCCACCATTCATCACTGTAGGCAAGAGCATTAAATGAAGTTTCCTGAGTTAGGTTGTTAATGGCTGAGCTATGCTCCTGAACAATCTCTAACGGAATTGTTTCCATATGGGACAGAGCCCAGACATAGCAACACAAGCTGCAACAGATTCAGAGTATGAATAATGTGATTGGACTTAgagaattataaataataacaagGATCTGTTTTACATAAAACTAAAATGCATGATAGTGATATTTTTCCCTGTGGCAGATATGGCTTAAAACCTCAGTGTTGTAGCAAGCGTAAAAAGCCTATTAATTGTAAAACACTAAAATGGTTTCTTTTATAGTTGGACCCTGGACGTTTTTTGCACATAGGGACCCAGGCACCCCAATGCCTTGCTGCTCACCTGGATAACCAGGTTGCAACAGAGAGTCCCAGAGCTATTTCCCGCACCAGTGAGAATGATCCGGTGAGTTGCTAATGTGTATACGGGTTTTTTTCAGGGCTTATAATTTGTATTGCCAtcattttacacataagaaaaACTGAAACTGAAAGAAGCTAAGCAGATTTTTACATATAGTCAGACAGTACCTGAGACAGCATTCTGGAACCCTGATCTTCCCCATCCCTATCTGATACTATGGTAACAGAGCTCAGACAGGTCAGTCCATATCTGTTTTGGTTTAATTCCTACCATTGAACTCACTTTGTGCCAAGGGTTTTGTTGGGTATAGAGTAGGTACCTAGTAAATACTTAACTACTCAATTCCTTAGAAGTTAAATTTAGTAGTTATTACTGATCTTAGTGTATGATGGGTTGGCAGACTTTTCCTGTAGGaatcatatagtaaatattttaggcatatGAGCCAAAGtgatctctgtcacaactacttagCTCTGCCATAAACAAATGggcctggctgtgttccagtaaaactttatttacaaaaatgggtAGCCAGCCATAGTTTACCAACCCTGGTATGGAGAACCCTAACAAAATCAACTTACTTGCCTAGGACCACATAGTTTTCCTAATAACCAATCTGGTACTATCTTCTACCTTTCTAAGTGGATTTCCTAGTGTCTGGAGAGGGAACTAACTTGATTTGTTGAGAAGAGCAGTATTTAAAGTGAAGTTTATCGGTAGAAACCAGGATTCCAGCAGTATCCAGTGTTGCATTTTCTATTTCAGGTCCCATTAGGCTAAATGCTGATTTCTCCTTCCTCAGTATTATTGTTGCCTCTTATAAATGAAATTAGTTGTATGGTCTGTGCTTAAATGTGAAGGGAACCAAtagcttttctctccctttttgtcCCTACCCCTGCCCTCTGAGTTGCCCCAACTTAACATATGCTGTGCttgtggaagggaaaaaaataactcatTACCCAAAACACCATCTCAGCAGGGTGTGTTTTATTTATGTCTCTAGCGTTCATCTACTTTCACAAGCACAAAATGAAGTAGAATAAGTGAATGAAGTCATTGAATTGCCTTTCAGCTTTTCCCTGTAATTGTAGTCCCTTTATCTGCCAGTTCCTCAGAGGTTTCTATGGCAACAGTGGCATGCAGATGATCTTGTCACGTGATTGGATCATCTCTATGCACAGCACAGAAGAATCCAGATGGCAAGATTTGTCTCTGCTCCTTCCACATCTAGGGTTTATGTTGCCGAGCAACTGGCTTCATCATTCAGGCCAACATCAGCTTTATATATACACTGTGGATTTGGGGACAACAGCGAGCATTTTTTTGtctaagaaatgaaagaatatctTTTCCAGCTCTGAGAGAGAAGTGTTTCCTCACTACAGTCTAGAAGGCCCTTGACACTTTTTCAAAGTCTTTGTCACTCTATCCATTATAcctgtttgcatttttatttcctaGGCCAAGCATGGGGAGCAGCATGAGGGTCAGCACTACAACATATCCTTCCAAGATCTGAAGACTGTATTCTCCCATGGCCTGCCTCCTCGCTTTGTAATGCAGGTGCTCAAAACAGGGGAGGGATTTGGAGGGAGCTTATAACACAAGCTGTTGATAGCAGAGGGGTGGAATTAAATGAATAGAAAACTAAAAGATTTAatttgaatcttaaaaacaaatcagATAAATTGAGCTATTGATTATcttttgtgaatagtgctgttgtTATAATTACTTTAAGCAAATGCTTATCTGCAGTTAACCTCTTTAAATCCTTTTTGGAGCCAAGCAAAATATTCTtaagtaaataaacaatattCCACTCTTTTCCTTGTGTTACCCAACAGATTTCTAGAAACTTTAGACTtcaaataattgttaaaaatgaatttaatatttgCCTTAGCAAAATATCATGAAAATAGTTTATATGTGtagaaaagcaaaaacataatATATTTTTGAGCCAAATAGAAATGATATTTGGATTAGATGCATCATTCATTGTTCTTCTTCAGTCTCATGGGTTTTCAGAAAATGTAGTTTTGTGGTCATAAATTCAACCCAAAGAATGTAATCTTGGATTGCTTTATAGCCATTGAAAGAATTCATAGTTAACCGCAAACAGAGTTTGttggcaaaattttttttaacacttttaataaacatttatttatttatttgtttgtttatttgactgtgccaggtcttagttgcgtcatgcagactcttagttgtggcatgcatgcaggatctagttctccgaccagggatcgaacccaggccccctgcattgggagcatggagtcttacccactagaccaccagggaagtccctgggaaaaTTGGTTCTTTTGGATAATTCCTGCTCAATTAGTTTCAGCCTGAGAAATTATTCCTTCTTATTGAAATATCAAACTTGACTGTGCAGGTGATTTTTAGCTTAGAAACCAGAGGATGTCATTTCTTCAATGTGTTTTATTTCAAGAAGTTAGATGAGACACCAGTAAAGGGGCTAATTCTAGGCCATAGACAGCTTGTCATCAAAAATTTTGTTAAGTTTGGAAATAGGACACGGTCAGAAGAAATAATCTTTAAACTGTCCCAAGACATTCATAGTACAATCTCTAACATAGTTCTGAGGGCCTAACTTTAACTATTGCAGGTTGTTTTCAGAATGGTTAACCACCAGTGCTTTGGAAGGAATTACTCATACGTTCTTTCCATAACTTCCATTTATGTAAAGGCCAGCTCCCTCACCattgtttgtgtattttagtACTGTCATATTGCCTAATACGGCATTTCTGTTTTAATATCTGTATCATGTTTTTGAAGGTTTCACTTTCCATTAAGTTTGAACTTACCTGTCAAAGTCCTTCTCCAATTCAATTGTTTGGTTaggattcctttaaaaaataccaacactAGCTTAATCCCTATCTGATATACTTGTGAATAGTATTTGTTAGGTACTTATTCTTATCAGTAGACattattaaatactttatttgcaaatcattttcaCACATATCACTGCTTCCCAGATTTTTCCACCAAATTATTCCTGATGGCAAAAAGGGAATGAATTTTGTGTGTCAGTTCTCTGGTGTATCTGTATACTGGTGGTGTCAGGTATGGCCTCATAGCTGTGGGGCAGTTGGTCACACCTGCTCCTGAGCTGGTATGTATATAAGTTCTAGAGAAAAGTCTAGGTGGTTACAGTAATAAGAATTagctaaagggacttccctggtggtccagtggttaagaacctgccttccaatgcggggaactaagctcccacgtgccatggggcaactaagcccacgcgtcacaactactgagcctctgccccacaactagagagcccacgtgccacaactacagagcccaagcactctggagcccacgagccacaactagagagaagcccgcgtgccgcaacgaaagatcctgcgtgccgcaactaagactcgatgcaaccaaaaataaattaattaaatttaatttaaaagaagaattagctaaaaataaatttaaaagaattaacatttatttgatGCTTACCATGTGTCAGATGCTTTGTTAAGCATTTTACAcgcttttaatatttatatcaaCCTTAAGTAGTTGACATAGTTATGTCTGGATTATTTGTAAATTTCAATTAACTGATGTAATATCTGTGCTTCATTTACAGAAATAATCAAAAGCTGAATGTTACACACTTGGTGCGGGATAATGTGTTTCAACTTTTAGCTAAATTACAGGACTAAATTTTCAAATTCAATACCAACCTCTCCTAACTGACTAAATGAAAAATAGGCAATTTGATGCTATGTTTGCTATGTTGGACTCAGTGTATATTACCAAGAACTGGCTAGAAGTTCCAcaccccaccctctccttcctctttccctattTTGTTAGGTGAAGACATTCAATGAAGCTTGCCTGATGGTAAGGAGACCAGCCCTAGAGCTTCTGCATTACCTGAAAAACACCAATTTTGCTCATCCAGCTGTACGATACGTTTTCTGTATCCTTTCCTGCTTGCCTGGGCTATGTGAGCCAATGCTTTCCTTCCTCAAAtgtgggaaaagaagaaatgctttATTTGTTGACAGTTGAAGTGTCCCTTTtggtggtgttttcttttttttttttttttaaattaagaaaatacctttatttttagCCAGAAGGGGTTAAGTCAGAATTGACACTCCTGTAGTAAGAGTGCATGAAGAttctaatattttgaaaattgacTAAATTTATTTTCCTCAGGAACTTGTTTCTTTTACTCCTTGCTCTAATTGGAGATTTTTGCAGTCCTAAATTTAAAAGACATAAGTAATCTATTTTAGTGGTACTGTCAAaacagctttttttaaaagaattaggtATGAACATATTAAATAGCATATTAACATACTCCAACTTTTGGTggctcatctctaaaatgaccCAATTCTTCATCTCATGTTGTGTTTCTCCTGTTTTAGTTTATCACTTAAGATGCTTCATTTGCAGTTGAGTAAGAAGAAAGTccaactcaaaatggcttaggtAATAAATGATTTTTGCCTAAGGAACAGGAACATCAGGTTTAGGCTCAGGTTTGGTTATTTCAGCAGTTCATTGAGGTCATCAAGAACTCagattccaggacttccctggtggtcctgtgggtaAGACTCCGCTCTCCCAGTGAGGGGGACCCGGGctcaatccccggtcggggaaccaGACCCCATAGGCGTGCCAAAACTAAAGACCCTGCGCGCTGCAACCAGGACCGggcgcagccaaaacaaacaaacgaatattcttttaaaaaagagagaactcaGATTCCTTTAATCTTTCTGCTGTCATCCTCACCATGTTAGGTTTTGTCTCCAGGTTGATTTCTTCATGTTGACAAAATGGTTGCAGCAGCTCCAAACATCTCATCTTCACAGAGCCATGTCCAAAGGCCAGAAAAGTAAACATTCCtttcttgcattcttttttttttaaaacaaagaaaaatttcgCAGAAGCTTCCATCAGACATCCCTCATTTCATATTGCCCAGAATTACATCACACATCCATTCCTAAATCAATTCCTggtgagaaaaatgaaactactattcctttctctttttttataaatttattatttttaaaaatatttattgggcttccctggtggcacagtggttgagagtccgcctgctgatgcaggggacacaggttcgtgccacggtccgggaggatcccacatgccgcggagcggctgggcccgtgagccatggcctctgagcctgcgcgtctggagcctgtgctccgcaacgggagaggccacaacagtgagaggcccgcgtaccgcaaaaaaaaaaaaaaaaaaaaaaaatttatttatttggctgtgccaggtcctAGCTGCAGCACACGTGATCTTCTTtgcggcatgcaagatcttcagttctggcatgcgggatcttttagttgcggcatgcaggatctagttccccaaccagggatggaacccgggcccccacattgggagcgtggagtcccaaccactggaagGTGGTGTTTTCTTTAACAGCAAGTGCTTTAGATGGCGAGAAGGGAACAGGAAAAACTCTCAGTCTTTGCCATAGTATTCATTTCTGTGCAAAACAGGATTGGCTGATACTGCATATTCCAGATGGTAAGAACTTCCCTCACTATGTTGGGGTTAGTTATTCTGTTACTGCGGTAACATTGTGGCTTCAATTTTCTGACAGGGCTCTGACAACTAAGGAAGAGGTCTTTGCTCCAGGTACGGGCTGGTCTGAGTTAGTTTTGGAACCTTTTGATAATTAGAATGAAGTATTTTTTGGCACAGCAATCCTCACTTTGATAGCTAATGCCCAAGAGCATAAACTCCCACCTTAGTGTTCACCACAAGCTTTATTGCCATCAGCCAACAACTTTGAGTACCCATAGACCTTTGACATGGTACTGTTTGTCAGCATTCTAGGTTGTCAGCATGGATCTTAAAAACTTAAACTCTCATACTTCTCATATATCCCTCCTTGTTTTGTTCAGTGTTGTTTGCATCcacattttctgtctttaaaaactgCCAGGAAGCTGAGGTgacctttaatccatttatttgtgtattgtGTGTAATGATAATATTTAAGATGGACCAGACCAAAAAGTAAACCTCTGAAGCAAGAAggctttaagaaatatatatgggAAACTAAAGTCATCTCCCATAACTTAAAGAAGCATAGAGTATTCTGAGTTGAATACAGTCAGTTCCTgcctagtttgttttcttttgccttttgattAGCTCATCTTTGGGTGAAAAACTGCCGGGATCTTCTGCAGTCCACCTACAACAAACAGCGCTTTGATCAACCTTTAGAGGCTTCAACCTGGCTGAAGAATTTCAAAACTGCAAATGAGCATTTCTTGAGTCAGGTGACTAGACTCCCAGAAGTTTGGTGCTGGACaatcttttaagatttttatcttctttgtgcCCTGAGTACCAGTAGACTATGGAGAACTAATATTGTAGTTGGGATAACTataccattttgtatttctttcatacATTTTATTCACAGTGAGTTCGCACGCTGAAACTCATTTATCCATGTAAAATAAAGAGGCAGCAGTAAGCTGGTCGCATCTGGTGGGTAGCAAAGTGAAGTCCAGATTGCTTCATTGACTTTTCCAAGGTGACAGCCTAAAATCCTCTAACACACATTTCAACTACATAATTTTCTCCAGATTAGATCTCTTAGGTACCAGAAACATATTCGTAAAATTATTCTCTAGTGATGCTTGGATACAGTCTCTAGGCCAGGGATTTTCAACTCTGGATATAAGTCAGAatcacctaggagcttgttaaaaattgCAGGTGCCAAGGCTTCATCCTGGGCCTTTTTAGTCAGAATCccttacttttttgtgtgtgtttttttaagctGCAGGCAGAAATGGGCTAGAAAGCATTCACTTCCCTGCTGAGCTCTCTTACAAGGCttgaaaaatagatgaaaatagaCTCCTAATAACCTTAGCCTCCTACCCTACCTTCTTAGCTAGGGATGGGTTCATCCTTAGGCTAAGTGGCCttttttggtctttgttttatttttagataaaagtTCAAGAGAAGTATGTCTGGAATAAGCGAGAAAGCACTGAGAAAGGCAGTCCTCTGGGAGAAGTAGTTGAACAGGTATAAAAAAAGACACTGAACATGTACTATATCTGACCAGAGACAGCCTCTTGTAGGACTGCAAGCCACTGTCTGTCTTTCCCTACAGGGCATAATGCGGGTGAGGAATGCCACAGATGCAGTTGGGATTGTGCTCAAAGAGCTAAAGAGGCAAAGTTCTTCGGGTATTTTTCGCCTCCTGGTGGCAGTGGATGGAGTCAATGCTCTCTGGGGAAGGACCACActgaaaagagaagataaaagccCGGTAGGAAAACTGAGTTTCTCTATTTTGGTTTCTCTGATTTCAGAACCCATCATATACGTAGGCTGGGACATAGCCTTCCAGACCATGCAGTATATTTTCTTGCCTTGGAATATTTGAAATAAGATGTATAGTGAAAATAGTATCAGAAGGAGATGATGCCACATTCCATCATCCACTGAATACCAAGAGCATGACAACAAAAGCTGTGGTTTCTTtgtcaattttcttctttctattctcttttcaAAATGATGTTCTCTGGTCTAAGCAGAGACGATCAGAAGCATCAAGGAAGGGGGTGGGTTGGGGTAGTAGGTATTTTCTCCCTTGGTAACTCTTTTTTAATCTCCAGAAGCATGGCAGTTTGAGGAGCAGTGGCCATGTAGCTTATTCCAGAGGTACCTTCAGGTACTATGGTTACGTAatagttgaggatttttttttttctttttttttcttggcctcaCAGCAcagcttgtggtat
Protein-coding regions in this window:
- the DAP3 gene encoding small ribosomal subunit protein mS29 produces the protein MLKGMTRLISSVHKLDPGRFLHIGTQAPQCLAAHLDNQVATESPRAISRTSENDPAKHGEQHEGQHYNISFQDLKTVFSHGLPPRFVMQVKTFNEACLMVRRPALELLHYLKNTNFAHPAVRYVFYGEKGTGKTLSLCHSIHFCAKQDWLILHIPDAHLWVKNCRDLLQSTYNKQRFDQPLEASTWLKNFKTANEHFLSQIKVQEKYVWNKRESTEKGSPLGEVVEQGIMRVRNATDAVGIVLKELKRQSSSGIFRLLVAVDGVNALWGRTTLKREDKSPIAPEELAFIYNLRKMVKNDWQGGAIVLTVSQTGSLFKPRKAYLPQELLGKEGFDALDPFIPILVSNYNPKEFESCIHYYLENNWLQHEKAHTEEGKKELLFLSNRNPGQLERLCAYL